In the Terriglobus sp. RCC_193 genome, CCTCGGGATCGCCGCTCTCGCTCAGCTTCACGATCTCAGGTCCGCGCAGCGCCTTGCCAGTAACCGCAAGAAAGTCGCGTTCCAGTCCTGATCCGGCGACCCATGTCTCCATGCATCCGCGCTGACCGCAGTAGCACTCCGGGCCGGGCCATTCGCCTTCACGCTGCATGGGCAACGAGTTATGTCCCCACTCGCCACCAATGCCGTTCGGACCGTTGTGTACCCTGCCGGCAATGGCAACACCACCACCGCATCCAGTGCCAAGGATGACGCCGAAGACAACGTTGTATCCCGCGCCCGCTCCATCCACTGCTTCTGAAACGGCGAGACAGTTGGCATCGTTGGCGCAGCGAACTTCGCGGCCCCATGTCTTGGAAAGATCCTTCTCCAGGGGGCGACCATTCAGCCACGTGGAGTTCGCATTCTTTACCAGTCCGGTGGATTTCACCACCGATCCGGGGATGCCAACGCCCAGCGTTCCCTGCTGACCGAGACGCGTCTCCAACGACCGCGCTACCTCGATAATCGTGGCAACTGTGCCGTCGTAGTCTTCACGCGGTGTGGGAACGCGAAGGCGATCCAGTTCTTGTCCGTTGTTATCAAAAGCGCGGCCTTCAATCTTTGTGCCGCCAAGGTCAACTCCAATACGCATGCTCATCGCCCGTTCCGCTTAAGTTAGCGGCTGCTCCCCTGCCTCTGCGGCAGCAAGAAGCCGAAGCTCCACCAGCTCGCAGATAGTGTGCAACAGCAGCTTGTGTGCTTCCTGAATGCGTGCCGTCACGTTGTGACGCACAATCAGCTCCACATCTGCAATGCCCGCACACGCTCCACCGTCGCGTCCAAGAAAGGCAACCGTGGCAACACCATACTGTCGCGCCGTGTTCAGCGCACGCAGTACATTCTCGCTGTTGCCGCTGGTAGTGTAGGCAAACAGAACGTCGCCCTTCAACCCGAAGGCGCGTACCTGCCGCGAAAACACATCATCAAAGCTGTAATCGTTACCGCAGGCCGTCAGATCGCCACCGTTTGCAGTGAGGCTGATGGCGGGATAAGGACGGCGGTCCTTGTGGAAGCGAACCACAAACTCCGTGGTGAGATGCGATGCATCCGCAGCCGACCCGCCGTTGCCACAGGCCAGCAGCTTGTTACCGCGCAGCAGCGCGTCGGCAAGTACGTTTGCCGCTGCTTCCACCTGTGGCTCAAGCTCCAGAATCGCGTCCAACACGACCTTGGACTCAGCTACGTTGTTTTGAAAGATGCTCAATTCCTTCATCCCTTCAACCTCTCCGCACGGGGCTGCAGATAGCTCTTCACGTAATCGTGAATGCCATCTTCCAGCGTTGTAAATGGTTTGGTATAACCTGCGGCGCGCAGCTTGTCCGGCTTGGCTTCGGTGTAATACTGATACTTCTCGCGCAGGGTTTCCGGCATGTCGACATATTCAATGTTTGGCTGCTTCCCGCCCGCCGAATACACCGCCGTGACCAGGTCGTTCCATGTGCGCGAGATACCGGTGCCACAATTGAAAACACCGGCAATCTGCGGGTTCTCCAGCAGCCACAGCGTGACATCGACAGCGTCCTTCACATACACGAAGTCCCGCATCTGCTCGCCGTCCTTGTACTCCGGACGATGGCTCTTGAACAACTTCACCTTGCCGTCACCGTCATGAATCTGGCCGAAGCTCTTGTGCACCACGGAACGCATATCGTCCTTGTGATCTTCATACGGGCCGTACACATTGAAGTACTTCACACCGGCAATGGGATGACCGTCAGCAAAGAAGCCATTCTTTAAAGCCCACAGGTCAAACATGTGTTTGGAATAGCCGTACATGTTCAACGGCTCCAGCTTCGGCGTTACGCTGTCATCATCGTCATAGCCAAGCGAACCATCTCCATAGGTGGCAGCGGATGAGGCATAGACAAATCGTGCGCCATGCTGCTGCGCCCACTGGCACAGGGTGCGCGTGTAGCCGTAGTTGTTGGTCAGCAGATAGTCTGCATCCTTCTCGGTGGTGGCGGAACATGCGCCCAGATGCACAATGCCGTCAATCTCCGGCAGTTCCTCCGCGCCCACACCCTGAATGCGATCCAGAAACTCATCGACCGGGATGAGGTCTTCGTACCGCAGGCCATTCAGGTTCTGCCACTTTTCACCTGTTCCCAGGTCATCCACCAGCAATAGATCGGTCTTTCCCCGCCGGTTCAACTCTGCCACTGTGTTGCGTCCGATGAATCCGGCTGCGCCGGTAACCACGGTCATCTTTCCCATGAGGATGATTGTAGACGTGCCGATACCATGCGCAATGGCTGCGAAGTACACGTAATATCTGCTTTTCATCGAAACTTATCGACGGCCTATGCAGCCTTGCACAGAAGCCTCCAAATGGCGCTGATAAACTGAACGTTAGCGCGATGCCCAATAAGTTCTATCTCACGACTCCGATTTATTACGTCAACGCCCGGCCGCACATTGGCCATGCGTATACGACCATTGCCGCAGACACGCTGGCACGCCGTAAACGAATCGATGGCGCCGACACCTACTTCCTGACAGGAACGGACGAACACGGCCAGAAGATTGGTCGCAGCGCCGCGTCCGCAGGCGTTCCGCCGCAACAGTTCACGGATGAGGTTTCCGCCACCTTCCGCACGCTGTGGCAGCGCATGGGCATCAGTTACGACCAATACATCCGCACCACCGACGAGAAGCACAAGCTCGGCGTACAGAAGCTGTTCCGCGTTCTGTATGAGAAGGGTGCGATTTATCTCGATCGCTACACCGGTGCGTACTGCGTTTCCGACGAAGCCTTTGTGGATGTCCCCATCGGCGATCATTGCCCGGAGTGCGGTCGTGTGACGGAAGAGGTGACGGAAGAAAACTTCTTCTTCCGGCTGTCGACCTATCAGAAGCCGCTGATTGATCTCATCGAATCGAATCAGCTCACCATCACGCCAGAAGCGCGCAAGAACGAAGTTCTCAGCTTCCTGCGTGGCCCGGTGAACTCCGGCGTAGAAACACTGCTCAGCGATACCGGCATCCCCTACGTCCCCGGGGCGGTGAAGGACCTTAGCGTCTCGCGCACCAGCTTTGACTGGGGCATTCCTGTTCCCTCGCCTGCTGCCAACACTACGACACAAAAGCATGTCATCTACGTGTGGCTGGATGCGCTGGCCAACTACATGACCGCGGTGGGATACGGCGATGAAAGCGAAGAAGGCGTGGAGATGTTTGCGCGCTACTGGCCTGCCGATCTGCACTTTGTCGGCAAGGAGATTGTTCGCTTCCACTGCGTCTACTGGCCCGCGTTCCTGCTGGCCGCAGCTCTGCCGCTGCCGAAGAAGATCGTTGCGCACGGATGGCTTCTCTTTGAAGAGAGCAAGATGAGCAAGAGCCGCGGCAACATTGTGCGCTCTGAAACCATTCTTGATGCCTTCGGCTCGCTGAAGCCCGAGCTGGATAAGAAAGAACAGGACCTGTTCGGCGCGGATGTATTGCGCTACTTCCTGCTGCGCGAAATCTCGTTCGGTCAGGATGGCTCGTTCTCGTTCGATGCTCTCGTTGCTCGTTACAACAGCGATCTTGCCAACGGCTATGGCAACCTCGTCAGCCGTACGCTCAGCATGATCGTGCAGAACTTCGATGGCGTAATCCCGGATGCCGCTCTGACTACAGAACTCACCGCGGACATCACAGCTGCGATCGAAGCTGTCGGACGTGGTCTGGAAACCCAGGACTTCACCGCCGCCGTGCAGTCCACCTCTGCATTGATTGCAGCCACGGACGGTTACCTGACTGCGAATGCGCCGTGGAAACTGGCAAAGGATCCCGCGCAGCGCGAACGCCTTGCCACTGTGCTGCGTACGGCTGCGAAGAGCATCCGCATCATGACGGCGCTGCTGCATCCTGTGCTGCCGTATGTCACCGCGCGCGTGTGGGAGCAGCTTGGACTTGGCTCCATTGAACGCGCCGCCGAAACCGGCGAACTGCGCGACCTGACACAGGGCGGATTCGCCGCAAACACAAAGCTTGGAACACTCGCGCCCATCTTCCCGCGCGCAGAAAAGGAACTGATTACCCGCATGAACGACGCAGAACAGAAACCCGTTACGACCGATGCCAACGCACCACAAAATCTCGCTGAAGGCGAACAGAAGCTGACACCCGTAAGCGATGCAACCACTTCCCCCGCAGCCGCAGCCACTCCCGTAAAGCCTGATACCCCCGAGATCACCATCGACGACTTCGCCAAGGTCGACCTTCGTGTCGCGCAGATCCTCGTAGCTGAGCGTGTCCCCAAGGCCGACAAGCTGCTTCGCCTTGAAGTAGACCTTGGCTACGAGAAGCGCCAGATCCTTGCAGGCATCGCGCAGTATTACGAGCCGGAAAAGTTGATCGGACGCAAGGTGGTCATCGTGGCAAATCTTGCGCCGCGCAAGCTGCGTGGCTACGAATCGCAGGGCATGGTCGTTGCTGCTTCTATCGGCGACGGCACACCCGCACTCGCCAGCTTCATCGAAGACATTGAAATCGGAGCACGCCTCCGCTAGTCACAGCAGCGAGTGAGCAAGCTGACTTGCTCACTCGCTGACCTGCTGACTCGCTGCACTCATATGCATATCGTCGATTCACACGCACATCTCGACTTCCCCACCTACGCCGATGATCTCAACGCGGTACTGGCGCGCTCATTGGAAGCAGACGTACGCACCATCCTGTCTGTGGGCATTGGCGATGGCCCGGAGACGATGCATCGTGCGCGCGATCTTGCCGTGAAGTACAAGCACAGTTCCGCTGTTCCACGCATCGTCGCGTCAGCAGGCATTCATCCGCAGGAAGCGCATCACGCAAATGACGCCGCGCTAAGCAAACTGCGCACGCTGGCAACGGATGAAAACGTTGTCGCCATTGGTGAAATCGGGCTGGACTATTACCACATTGAAAACCCCGATATCGACGTGCAGCAGCAGGCATTTCTGGCGCAGATGGAGATTGCACTCGCGGCGAAGAAACCCATCCTGATCCACTGCCGCACCAGCGAACTGGCCACACCGCAGGCAAAAGAGCGCTTTGGCACTGCCGACGCGCAGGACGACCTGCTTCGCCTGATCGCAGAAAACTTCGCGAACAAGGGCGGCATTGGCGTCATGCACTGCTTCTCCGGAACAGCGGACGAAGCACGACGCGCACTCGATCTTGGCTTCTATCTCTCGTTCGCGGGCAACGTAACCTATGCGCGCTTCCCTTCCATCCGCGAAGCGGCAGAGCTGGTCCCCGCCGATCGCTACCTGGTGGAAACAGATGCGCCTTTCCTGGCGCCGATCCCCTATCGCGGCGAACGCAACGAACCCGGACGCACGCGCGTGACGGCGGAGTTTGTCGCCGACTTGCGCAAGATCCCGCTGGAACAGCTTGCGGAAGAGACCACCGCAAACTTCCGTCGCCTCTTCCGCGTAGAATAGCCCGGCAACGTGCGGCATCTTTCTGCCGCTCTAAATCATCAGCATGTGCAGGATTGCAGTACTGGCAAGGAGAACGAACAATGGCAGCCGATAACAGTTTTGACGTCGTCAGCAAAGTGGAAGTACAGGAAGTAAAAAACGCGATTGACCAGGCCAGCAAGGAAGTCAACGCGCGCTTCGACCTGAAGAATTCGAAGTCCACCATGTCACTGGAGGGCAACGACGCCATCCAACTGGCATCGCAGGACGAGTACACCCTGAAGGCTGTCACGGACATCCTGCAGCAAAAACTTGTCAAGCGCGGCGTCTCGCTCAAGAACCTGGAATACGAGAAGATTGAGCCCGCCTCCAATTCCTCTGTCCGCCAGAAGATCAAGCTGAAGCAAGGCATCACGGGCGATGCAGCCATGAAAATCACCGCCGCCGTGAAGGACAGCAAGCTGAAAGCGCAGGCCTCCATCCAGGGCGATACCGTTCGCGTCACCAGCAAGGACCGCGATGTTCTGCAGCAGATCATCGCCCTGCTCAAGGGCAAAGACTTTGGCGTGGACCTACAGTTCACCAACTACCGCTCCAACTAAACCTTCTTAAAAGTCAACACCCCGTTCATGAAAATAGTCGTGAATGGGGTTTCTCTTTCCTGCGTCCCACTGCACTGCTTTTGCGTCAAAGAACTGTTACAGTTTGAAAAGCGTGAGCCTTCTCCCCAGTGCGACTGCGAAACAGGTCTTCGACCTTGTACGTGACGATCTTGCCGCCGTAGAGCGCGAGTTCGGCAAGCAGTCGCAGTCCGAAGTGGCCGTCATTCAGGACATTGCAGAATACCTGCTGGCAGGCGGCGGCAAACGCATCCGTCCACTGCTGCTGTTGCTTGCAGCCAAGGCGCTTGGCTTCCAGGGCGAAAGCCGCATCCGCATGGGTGCCGTGGTGGAGATGCTGCACACCGCCACGCTGGTCCATGACGACATCATTGACGAAGCGAAGACACGCCGCGGCAAGGCCAGCACCAACACTGTGTGGGGCGAAAGTAAATGCGTCCTCGCAGGCGATTGGCTGTACATGCAGTCGTTCCAGACCGCTCTGGACGAACGCAACTTTCACGTGCTGGACCTGCTCATCGGCCTGACGCAGCAGATGGTGGAAGGCGAACTGCTCCAGATTCAAAAGCTGGGCCACCTCATCAACGAGGAAGAGTACTTCGATCTGATCTTCCGCAAGACTGCCATGCTCTTCAAGGTGAGCATGCAGCTTGGTGCAGCCCTCGCTGGGGCCAGCGATGAGGTCGAGCAGCAGCTTGGCGAATACGGCCGCAACCTCGGCCTCGCATTCCAGATTGTCGATGACGTTCTCGACATTACCGGCGAAGAAGCCACCATCGGCAAGCCTGCCGCCAGCGACCTGCGCGAAGGCAAGGCGACACTCGCCGTGATTCACGCGCTGGAACGCGGCACAGGCGCCGAACGCGAAGCCATCCGCACCGTACTGGCCGATCGCAACTTCAGCCGAGTCAAGCACGCCACCATCCTGGAAATCCTGACGCATCACGGATCGCTGGAATACGCCATGGATGCAGCCCGCGCCTACGCGGAAGCGGCACGCCAGTCCATCGTCGATCTACCCGCCGCCAACACAGAAGCTGCCAAGGCGTTACGCGCATTGCAGTGGGTTCCCGGCTACGTCACCGACCGCGACCGCTAGACCTTAGCCAGCCTTTGCAATCGGCTCGGATTCCATAGATTCATTCGCAGAATTCTCGTGAGCAACTTTTACCTTCTGCTCCGCAAGCTTCCACTCATAGATCTTGCGTTCGATGGCAACGCCTTCCTGAGCCTTCTTCTCCAGGAATTCTCCGAGCTTGTCGATATCCCACTCCATGGCGATAGTGAACTCCTGACATCCCGCAGTCGATGCGCGAAAGAAGAGAGCGCCGAATGGTATCGGCGCTCTCGTTATCTTCACGTATGGGCTTACTGTTTCGAAGGTTCCGGCGCTTCCGTGTTGACACCGATCTCCGTGAACGCCTTCTTCGCATCCTTGGCCTTCAACGCACCATCACGCACCAGCTTCGAGATAGTTGCGGCGACGATCGCCTTGGCATCCACCTCAAAAAACTCGCGCAGATGTTCACGATTATCGCTGCGTCCGAAGCCGTCTGTGCCCAGCGTGACTAGGCGCTTGCCCAGCCACGGCGACAGCGCATCCGGCATCACCTTCATCCAATCGCTGGCTGCAATGACCGGTCCCGGTGCATCGCCAAGAGCTTCCAGAAGATACGGCGTCTTCTCCGCTTCAAACGGATGCAGGCGGTTCCAACGCTCAATGGCAAGCGCGTCACGACGAACCTCGGTGTAGCTCGGCACGCTCCACACATCGGCTTCAATGCCGAACTTGCTGGAGAGAATCTCCTGCGCCTTCAGCACTTCATTAAGAATGGTGCCCGAACCGAAGAGCTGCACCGTCGCCTTACCCTTGAGAGCGGACTTGAAGCGATACAGTCCCTTCAGAATGCCCGCACGAACGTTGTCGCCCTGCGGCATTTCCGGATGAACATAGTCCTCGTTGTACATGGTG is a window encoding:
- a CDS encoding ROK family protein, coding for MSMRIGVDLGGTKIEGRAFDNNGQELDRLRVPTPREDYDGTVATIIEVARSLETRLGQQGTLGVGIPGSVVKSTGLVKNANSTWLNGRPLEKDLSKTWGREVRCANDANCLAVSEAVDGAGAGYNVVFGVILGTGCGGGVAIAGRVHNGPNGIGGEWGHNSLPMQREGEWPGPECYCGQRGCMETWVAGSGLERDFLAVTGKALRGPEIVKLSESGDPEAEAALQRLEDRLARGLSNVCNLLDPDAIVFGGGLSQLDRLYTNVPPLIAKYTFGKGFDTPLRKAVHGDASGVRGAAWLWPQE
- a CDS encoding SIS domain-containing protein, with amino-acid sequence MKELSIFQNNVAESKVVLDAILELEPQVEAAANVLADALLRGNKLLACGNGGSAADASHLTTEFVVRFHKDRRPYPAISLTANGGDLTACGNDYSFDDVFSRQVRAFGLKGDVLFAYTTSGNSENVLRALNTARQYGVATVAFLGRDGGACAGIADVELIVRHNVTARIQEAHKLLLHTICELVELRLLAAAEAGEQPLT
- the rfaD gene encoding ADP-glyceromanno-heptose 6-epimerase translates to MYFAAIAHGIGTSTIILMGKMTVVTGAAGFIGRNTVAELNRRGKTDLLLVDDLGTGEKWQNLNGLRYEDLIPVDEFLDRIQGVGAEELPEIDGIVHLGACSATTEKDADYLLTNNYGYTRTLCQWAQQHGARFVYASSAATYGDGSLGYDDDDSVTPKLEPLNMYGYSKHMFDLWALKNGFFADGHPIAGVKYFNVYGPYEDHKDDMRSVVHKSFGQIHDGDGKVKLFKSHRPEYKDGEQMRDFVYVKDAVDVTLWLLENPQIAGVFNCGTGISRTWNDLVTAVYSAGGKQPNIEYVDMPETLREKYQYYTEAKPDKLRAAGYTKPFTTLEDGIHDYVKSYLQPRAERLKG
- the metG gene encoding methionine--tRNA ligase; the protein is MPNKFYLTTPIYYVNARPHIGHAYTTIAADTLARRKRIDGADTYFLTGTDEHGQKIGRSAASAGVPPQQFTDEVSATFRTLWQRMGISYDQYIRTTDEKHKLGVQKLFRVLYEKGAIYLDRYTGAYCVSDEAFVDVPIGDHCPECGRVTEEVTEENFFFRLSTYQKPLIDLIESNQLTITPEARKNEVLSFLRGPVNSGVETLLSDTGIPYVPGAVKDLSVSRTSFDWGIPVPSPAANTTTQKHVIYVWLDALANYMTAVGYGDESEEGVEMFARYWPADLHFVGKEIVRFHCVYWPAFLLAAALPLPKKIVAHGWLLFEESKMSKSRGNIVRSETILDAFGSLKPELDKKEQDLFGADVLRYFLLREISFGQDGSFSFDALVARYNSDLANGYGNLVSRTLSMIVQNFDGVIPDAALTTELTADITAAIEAVGRGLETQDFTAAVQSTSALIAATDGYLTANAPWKLAKDPAQRERLATVLRTAAKSIRIMTALLHPVLPYVTARVWEQLGLGSIERAAETGELRDLTQGGFAANTKLGTLAPIFPRAEKELITRMNDAEQKPVTTDANAPQNLAEGEQKLTPVSDATTSPAAAATPVKPDTPEITIDDFAKVDLRVAQILVAERVPKADKLLRLEVDLGYEKRQILAGIAQYYEPEKLIGRKVVIVANLAPRKLRGYESQGMVVAASIGDGTPALASFIEDIEIGARLR
- a CDS encoding TatD family hydrolase encodes the protein MSKLTCSLADLLTRCTHMHIVDSHAHLDFPTYADDLNAVLARSLEADVRTILSVGIGDGPETMHRARDLAVKYKHSSAVPRIVASAGIHPQEAHHANDAALSKLRTLATDENVVAIGEIGLDYYHIENPDIDVQQQAFLAQMEIALAAKKPILIHCRTSELATPQAKERFGTADAQDDLLRLIAENFANKGGIGVMHCFSGTADEARRALDLGFYLSFAGNVTYARFPSIREAAELVPADRYLVETDAPFLAPIPYRGERNEPGRTRVTAEFVADLRKIPLEQLAEETTANFRRLFRVE
- a CDS encoding YajQ family cyclic di-GMP-binding protein, which gives rise to MAADNSFDVVSKVEVQEVKNAIDQASKEVNARFDLKNSKSTMSLEGNDAIQLASQDEYTLKAVTDILQQKLVKRGVSLKNLEYEKIEPASNSSVRQKIKLKQGITGDAAMKITAAVKDSKLKAQASIQGDTVRVTSKDRDVLQQIIALLKGKDFGVDLQFTNYRSN
- a CDS encoding polyprenyl synthetase family protein, with translation MSLLPSATAKQVFDLVRDDLAAVEREFGKQSQSEVAVIQDIAEYLLAGGGKRIRPLLLLLAAKALGFQGESRIRMGAVVEMLHTATLVHDDIIDEAKTRRGKASTNTVWGESKCVLAGDWLYMQSFQTALDERNFHVLDLLIGLTQQMVEGELLQIQKLGHLINEEEYFDLIFRKTAMLFKVSMQLGAALAGASDEVEQQLGEYGRNLGLAFQIVDDVLDITGEEATIGKPAASDLREGKATLAVIHALERGTGAEREAIRTVLADRNFSRVKHATILEILTHHGSLEYAMDAARAYAEAARQSIVDLPAANTEAAKALRALQWVPGYVTDRDR